The Streptomyces sp. NBC_01363 region CTCCCCGTAGATCACCATCGAGCCCGCGAGCACCAGATCGCGGACCCCGGCCCCGGCCATCGCGGCGAGCAGCACCGCCGTGCCCAGGTCGTTGCACCCGACGTACTCCGGAGCGTCCGCGAAGTCCCGGCCCAGCCCCACCATCGCCGCCTGGTGGCACACCGCGTCGACACCGGTCAGCGCGTCCGCCACCGCGTCGCGGTCCCGCACGTCCGCGACGACCGTCGGCCCACCGTCCTGCGGGGCGGGCACCTCGCCCCGGTCCCCGTGCGCCTGCGGCAGCAGCGCGTCGAGCACCACCGGCTCGTGCCCCGCCGCCCGCAGCGCCCGGACGATCCGCGACCCGATGAACCCGGCTCCGCCGGTGACCAGTACCTGCATGTCCGCCACGCTAGGCCGGGTCGCCGGGGCCCGCGCGGCGGACCGGCGCGGATCAGACGAGCAGGAACGCGCCCGCCGTCGCGGCCCCCAGCGACGCCCCGGCGACCGTCTGGGCCACCGAGTGGTATCCGAGCGCGACGCGGGACCAGCACACGGCGACGGTCATCGCGTAGGCGAGCAGCCACCACGGCGAGTGGACCGCGGCGAGCAGGGCGACGACGGCCGAGGCGACCGCGGCGTCCACCGAGATCTTCCAGACCGTGTTGACGGCCAGCAGGATCACGGTCATCGCCCAGAGCGCGAGCATCGCCACGAGGATGCCGGTGGGGGCGTGGCCCAGGACCATCACCACCGAGCCGGTGCCGATGGAGCCGAGGATGACGAAGAAGATCGGGGCCCGCTTGGTGCGGTCGACGACATGGCGGTCGCCCCAGGTGCCGCGCCCGCGCTCCCACTCGATGTACCCGGCGGGTATGAGGCCCGCGCACAGGGCGCCGAGGAATCCCCAGAGCAGGCCGGTCCAGTGACCGGCGGCGGCCAGGCCGATGGCGAGCATACCGATCAGCAGGACGTTGCGGGGCTGGAAGACGTCGGTGACGGTGCGCGCGGCGCCGGTGTACGGCGATGCGGGGGTGTCGGTGGTGTCGGCGGAGGTCATGCTGTCTCCTCGGTGGAGGCCGTGCGGGGCGCGGCGGTTGCGGTGGACGGGGCGGGTGCGGCATCCGCCAGCACCTGCGCCGCCCGGTCCTGCGGGACCGTCCGGTACGCGGTGGCCACCCGGACCAGCCAGGCCACCTCGCCGTCCTGGTCGGTGGCGTGCTGGGTCTCCACCGCGGCGGCGGTCGAGGCGGGCGCACCGCTGTTCTTCGCGGTGAGCGCCGCCTTGATCCAGTACGCCTCGGCGAGCGGGCCCGCCCGGTCCGGGTCCGTGCTGCCGTCCGCCGCGGCGGCCTTCGCGGCCGGGAGCAGGGTGTCGGGCACGTAGTGGCGCAGCTTCTCCACCGCGTCCGCGATGTCGGCGGCCCAGCGGTCGATCCGCAGGTCCGCGGGGGTGTCGAAGCGGGTGAGTTCGCGGGCCAGCGAGGCCGGGGGGTCGAAGGGCTGCTCGGGGAAGGCAGTCATCAACTCGCGCCAGAGGCCGTGCAGTTTGACCTGGGCCCGCCACAGTTTCGCGCGCCGCCGCCCCTTGCTGAGGGCGGGGATGGAGGCGCCCACGGCGAAGAAGGCGAAGAGCACCACCTGTGCGGCCTCGGTGATCTCGTCGAAGCGGAGCGCGAAGGACTCGCTCGGGGTGTCGACGACGCTGACCCACAGGAACAGGGTCCGGCTGACGGTGTAGCCGACCCCGATGAACATGGCGAAGGTCATCATCCCGAGGCCCACCCGCAGATGACGGAGCCCGGCACCGGCGGTGGCCAGCGCCCACTGGTACGCGCAGACGGCGGACGCGGCACCCAGGTAGAGGTAGAACACGCTCATGTACAGCGTGGCTCCCCACTGTCCCGCGTGGTCGGCGACGAAGCGGTCCGAGGGGACGGAGCGGTCGACTACGGTGAAGAACAGCACCGTCAGCAGGACCAGCGTGGCGATCGACGCCTTGGCCGCCACCTGCTGGATGGCACGGGCGAACCGGACATGGCGCGGGACGGTTCCGGCGTCGGGGTACTGGCCGTAGATCGCGACGATGTAGCTGAGGATCGCCAGGATCGCGATCGTCGCCGTGTAGTGCTTGATCAGGACGGCGAGGTCGGTGACGGCGCTGTCGTTGAGCGCGATCCGCACGGCCCGGGTCTTGGTCCACAGGGCGGCGGCGAAGCCCGCGTAGCAGCCCCAGAGGGCCCGGCGGCGCTTGTCTTCTTCGTCGCCCCACAGGGCTGCCGGCATGCGCCACAGGGCGACGGCCGTCATCAGGACGGCTATGAGGTAGCCGGCGAGGTCGAGCGGGGTCACGGCGGAGTCCTTGGGGTGGGGGACGGGGACGAGGGACGGGGGACGTGCGGTGTCAGCTGCGGCGGAACAGGCCGCGACGGCGGTTGGCGACCGGGCGGGAGAGGGAGTTGGCCAGCCGCCCCACCATGTCGTCGCTCGTCACGTCCATGGCCATCCGGGGAATGAGCGAGGCGCCGAACTCGGCCATGCGCTCGTCGTGGGTGTCGTACTGCGCGCGGGCCTGCACGGTGCCGTCCCCCGACCGGAGCGCGTCGGCGATCTCGGCCACGACCGGGGGCGGAGGCGCGGGCGACGGCGACGGCGGGGGCTCGGTTCCCAGGACCCGGGTGATCAGTGAGGTGTCGAAGACCGGGAGCAGGCGCCGGAGTTGCTCCGGGTCGAGGGAGGTGCCGTGGTCGAACCACTCGTGGCACAGCTCGTGCAGGATCACGTGCTGGGTCTGGTACGCGGTGGGCCGGCGGCGGTAGAGCACGAAGCTGGTCCCGCCGGTCTTCAGGCGCAGCCCGCAGGCGGCGTTGACGCGGGCCAGCCGGTCGGGCATCTCGTGCAGCACGATGGTGCGGCCACGGGCGGCCTCCATGTTCGCCACCAGTGCGTCGATGGAGAAGGGCGCGGGGATGGGCAGGTCGGCCAGCCCGGCCTCGCACTCCTTCCGTAGTTCGCGCAGGGACATGGAGGGCTACTTCTCCGGCTCGCCAGGGGCGCCGCCGTCGGCCGCGCCCTGCCGGCCCCTGGCGTCCTCCAGCAGGGAGAGCGCGAACTGCAGCAGCTCCGGCGGGAGTCCGTCCTCGTCGAGGCCGCGCCCGGCCACCCCGCTGATCTCGCCCGTGCGCCGCATCGCGAGGAACTGCAGACCGGCGACGACATCGTCGACGACCTCGGACTCCTCCTTGAAGAACCGCCAGTCCACGCCGAAGCCCAGACCGAGCGCCTTGAGGATGTCCTCGGAGGGCTGAGTGACCTTTCCGGCCAGGATGTTGGAGAAGTAGCTGTGCGAGAGCGAGCCGCCGCGTTCCTTGACCAGATCGGCGAAGACGCGCCCCGAGATCTTCTGGCCGGGGAACGTCTTCTCCACCATGTACTCGACCTTCTGCTGCAACGTCCGCAGCTCCGGCGTGCGTTCCTCGACGCTGTCCATCCGGCCCCCCACGTATCCGCTCCCGTCCGATCGGCGTTCACGGTCGTCGATTCGGTCAACGGGCTCGTACTGTAACGAACCCTGACGTGGTGCCCTCGGTCCGGTAGGCGGTACGGGAACGGGCTTGCGCAAACACGCTACGTCACTGTTAACTCGAAAAAACACGGGCAGGGGACCACGAGGGGAGTCTCCTGCCCGTGAAATCGACGTGTTCCGTGTGAATTCACCGCGGACAAAGGGTGCATGACGCACATACATGTTGTGCGGGCATAGGTGTAGCCCTTCACGACGGGGGATGCGTGAAGGGCTACATCTGCATTATGACTGCTGGTCAGGCCGTCATCAAGCAGCCTCCGGGGCGGCGGGTGGTCGGGCGGGGCCGCGGGGCGCGGTGGCGGCGGGCCGGCGAGGGGTGCTCGCCGGCGGGATCGCGGCTGCGCGGGCCGGGCGGCCGAATGCGATCCCGGCGGCGGAACGGAATTTCACGTGCCGCCGGAAAATGATTTCACGCAATGTCCCGCGTGAATTTATTTATCATCCGTCGGAGTGCAATTACTTGCCGCGCCCGGTTGCTTCCTTCGTGCTATTCTGGAAGCAGTTGCAGTTGTGGTTCCCGAAGACTCCAAGTGCCCTCCCCGGCTCAATGTGCCGAGGGCCGCGCTTCTGTGTTTTCCGGTGCTTTCCGGATGGGGTAATCATTGCGGCGACGTGGGATCCGCACCGTGCGAATCCCCGGGAACTGCCCCCCATGAAGGAGATAAAACATGGCTACTGGCACCGTCAAGTGGTTCAACGCGGAAAAGGGCTTCGGTTTCATCGAGCAGGACGGCGGCGGCCCCGATGTCTTCGCCCACTACTCGAACATCGCTGCTACCGGCTTCCGTGAGCTCCAGGAAGGCCAGCGGGTGAACTTCGATGTCACGCAGGGCCAGAAGGGCCCGCAGGCGGAGAACATCACCCCTGCCTGATCCCGCCGCTCCGGCGCCGACGCGCTGAGACGACTTGCACGACCGGGACCCGCACCTCCGGGTGCGGGCCCCGGTTCGCTGTTCTCCGCCGGTCCGCCCGAGCCGGCCGCCCCGAATTTTTCGCAGCCGGGCTCCGTCCAGGCTTGTCAACGGCCCGTTCTTGCGATTCCTGCGCCGCCCGTCGCCGCAGCGAATTCCTCGATACGCGCCCTATCGAGGAAGGGTTCCGTATGGACCGCGACCGTAACCGTGATCGCACAGCACGTTCGAACGACCGGTTTTCCCGTGGCCCGGGGGGCCGCTCCGGCGCGCCCGCCCGGCGTTCCGGCGGTTCCGGTGGTTCCGGCCGCAGGCCCGCCGCAGTGCAGGGCGAGTTCGCGCTGCCGAAGACCATCACCCCGGCGCTGCCCGCCGTGTCGGCCTTCGCGGAGCTGGAACTGCCCGGTCCGCTGCTTTCGGCGCTCACCGCCGAGGGCGTCACCACGCCGTTCCCGATCCAGGCGGCCACCCTGCCGAACGCCCTCGCGGGGCGCGACGTGCTGGGCCGCGGCCGGACCGGCTCCGGCAAGACGCTCGCCTTCGGCCTGGCCGTGCTGGCCCGTACCGCGGGCAACCGGGCCGACGCCCGGCGGCCGTTGGCCCTGGTCCTGGTCCCCACCCGGGAACTGGCCCAGCAGGTCACCGACGCGCTCACCCCGTACGCCCGCGCGCTCAAGCTGCGCATGGCCACCGTCGTCGGCGGCATGTCGATCGGCCGCCAGGCCTCCGCGCTGCGCGGGGGCGCCGAGGTCCTCGTCGCCACACCGGGCCGGCTCAAGGACCTCATCGAGCGCCGCGACTGCCATCTGGACCGGGTCGCCGTCACCGTCCTGGACGAGGCCGACCAGATGGCCGACATGGGGTTCATGCCGCAGGTCACCGAACTGCTCGACCAGGTGCGGCCGCAGGGCCAGCGGATGCTGTTCTCGGCGACCCTGGACCGCAACGTCGACCTGCTGGTCCGCCGCTATCTGCACGATCCGGTGGTCCACTCGGTCGACCCGGCGGCCGGTGCGGTGACGACGATGGAGCACCACGTGCTCTATGTGCAGGGCACGGACAAGTACGCCACCACGACGGAGATCGCGGCCCGCGACGGCCGGGTGATCATGTTCCTGGACACCAAGCACGCCGTGGACAAGCTCACCGGCCATCTGCTCAACAGCGGGGTGCGGGCCGCCGCGCTGCACGGCGGCAAGTCCCAGCCCCAGCGCACTCGCACCCTGGACCGGTTCAAGACCGGGCAGGTCACGGTGCTGGTCGCCACGAACGTCGCGGCGCGCGGCATCCACATCGACAACCTGGACCTGGTCGTCAACGTCGATCCGCCGAGCGACCACAAGGACTACCTGCACCGGGGCGGCCGTACCGCCCGTGCCGGTGAGTCCGGCAGCGTCGTCACACTGGTGCTGCCGGGACAGCGCCGGGAGATGACCCGGCTGATGGCCGACGCCGGGATCACCCCGCAGATCGCCCAGGTCCGTTCCGGTGAGGCCGAACTGAGCCGGATCACCGGCGCGCGCAAGCCCTCGGGGGTGCCGGTCGGCGGCGGCGCACCGGTGCCGGAGCGCGCCGGGAGCGGTGGCTCGTCCTTCCGGGGCCTGGGCAGCCGCCCCGCGAGGGCGGGCCGGTCCCGCCGCTCCGACCTGCCCACCGCGGAGGCGCGCGCCGCCGCGAAGCAGCGCCGCACCAACCGCGGCGGGTAGCCGGTCCCCGGCGCTCAGGGTCTGTCCGGCGGCTCAGGGTCGGGCAGGCCCGGAGCCGGTCCCCGGCCCCGTTACCGGCCGCCCGCGACCCGCAGGACCGTCCCGGTCACATAGGACGCCTCGCCCGACAGCAACCAGGCGATGGCGGCCGCGATCTCCGGGGCGGCTCCGACGCGGCCGAGCGGGATGCCGGGGACGGCCGCGTTCGCGCGCCCGGGGTCGCCCGCCGTGGCGTGCATGTCGGTGTCGACCATGCCGGGCGCGACCGCGTTGACCCGGATGCCGTCGGGCCCCAGCTCCTTGGAGAGCCCGAGCGTCAGCGCGTCCGTCGCGGCCTTCGTGGCGGCGTAGTGGACGAAGTCCCCGGGGCTGCCGAGCGTGGCGGCGGCCGAGGAGACGTTGACGATCGCGCCCGCCCCGCCGGCCGCCATGTCCTTCGCGGCCCGGCGGCAGCACAGCAGGTAGCCGAGGAGATTCACGTCGACGACGCGGCGCAGCGTCCGGGTGGAGGTGTCGGCGAGCCGCCCGAGCGGACCCGTCACCCCCGCGTTGTTGACCAGCCCGGTGACGGGGCCGAGCTGCTCGGCCGCCGTGTCGAAGAGGCGTTCCACATCGGCCTCCTCGGCGGTGTCCACCCGCACGGTGACGCAGCGTGCCCCCGCGGCCCGGACCGCCGCCGCGGTCCGCTCGGCGGCCTCCTCGTTGTGCACGAAGCCCAGGGCGAGGTCATGGCCGTCCGACGCCAGACGGATACAGGTGGCGGCGCCGATTCCCCGGCTGCCGCCGGTGACGACGGTGACGGGGCGCGACGACGGAGTGGTGCTGGTGTCCGGCACTGGAGGCCTCTCGCTTCGCTCGGGGATCATGAAGACCATGATGGTCGCGGAGATCACGCGGTTCATCCGGTTCATGCAGCGAATCAGCGCGGGCGCCGGCGGATCAAGGCCCGCCGGCCGGGTGACGGCGCCGGGACCGGCGCGCATCGCGGCGCCTGCCGTTGGGGTGGTGCCGGTCAGGACACCGGCGTGGTGCCCGGCGCGGGGCGCGGACGGTTGCCTAGCGTCGGCGCCTGACGGACCGCTGTCGGCGCGGAACGGGTTGAATCGCCCGGCGCTCGGCGACGGCTCCTCCTCAACGGCGTTCCCCTGCCTCCGCCTCGCATTGCGGTGGCAGGGGACGCCGACCGTTCCCGCCCCGCGTCCGCCCGCCGCTACGCCCACAGCTGCCGCGCGAGCGCGACCCCGGCGAACACCGCGGCCAGCCCCGCCGCCACGCTCGCCACGACATTGGCCGCCGCGTAGGACCTGGCGCCGTCCTCGGCCAGCCGCAGCGTCTCGTAACTGAACGTCGAGTACGTGGTGAGCGCCCCGCACAGTCCCGTGCCGAGCAGCAGTTGCAGGTGCGAGGAGGCGGCACCGGCCGCCACCGCGCCGGTCAGCAGGCCCAGGATCAGGGAACCCGACACATTGACCGCGAAGGTCCCCCACGGGAAGACGCTGTCGTGCCGGGACTGCACCGCCCGGTCGGTCAGATAGCGCAGCGGCGCCCCGACCGCCGCCCCGACGATCACCAGCAGCCAGTTCACCGGCCCCGCTCCCGCCCGCCGCCGAAGCGCACGATCTCGCACTCGTCCAGGACGACCAGACCGCCGTCCGCGACCAGTTCCTCCACCAGCGGCAGGAACGCGCGGATCCGCGCCTCGGTGTCCACGATCACGACCGCCACCGGCAGGTCCTCGCTCAGTGAGAGCAGCCGCTGGGTGTGGATCATCGACGAGGCGCCGAAGCCCTCGATCCCGCGGAACACGCTGGCACCCGACAGCCCCGCGCGGTGCGCCCGATGCACGATCTCGGTGAAGACCGGCCGGTGGTGCCATCCGTCGGACTCGCCGACGAGGACCGTCAGGCGCAGCGCCCGTTCCGTCCGCGGGGTCGTCATGGCTGCCTCCAGGCCAGCACGCGGCGGGTCGCCCACACCGCACTCCACACCGCCGCGAGAGCCGCGAACAGCGTCAGTCCCAGATACCCGAGAGCCGCACGGACCCGGTCGCCGTCGATCAGGCGCTGGATGTCCACCGCGTACGTCGAGAACGTCGTGAACCCGCCGAGCACCCCCGTACCGAAGAACGGCCGCACCAGCCGGTGTGCCGTCCACACCTCGCTGATCACCACCATGAACACGCCGATCACCGCGCATCCGACGACGTTCACGACCAGCGTCGTCCACGGGAAGCCGCCCGGGGCGGTGGGCCGGATCAGCGTGGCCCCGTAGCGGGCACACGCTCCGATCGCACCACCGAGTGCCACCACCGCGACGACGGATCCTTGCGGATTGGGGGCTCCCATGGGCACATGTCTCCTGCCTGCTCCACGCACCAGGCTATCGCCGCGGCCCTCGGCGGGCCCACCGCACCATGGGCGGGCCCGCCGGCCTCTTCGTCGGTGCGTGACCTACCAGGTCTTGCCCGGCGGCTGCTTGGTGGTGACGTTGACGCGGTTGAACAGGTTCGTCAGACCGATCGCGAGGACCAGGGCGGAGAGCTGCTTCTCGCTGAAGTGGCGGGCGGCCTCGTCCCAGATGGCGTCGGGCACCGGGTCGGAGCGGTCGCTGAGCCGGGTCGCGTGCTCCGCGAGCGCCAGCGCGGCCCGCTCGGCGTCGGTGAAGTACGGCGCGTCGTGCCAGGCCGATACGGCGAAGAGCCGCTCGTCGCTCTCACCGGCCTTCCTGGCGTTGCGTACGTGCCCGTCGACGCAGAAGGGGCAGCCGTTGATCTGGCTCACCCGCAGACCGACCAGTTCGAGCGTGGTCTCCGGCAGCCCGCCCTTGCCGATCGCCTTGACCAGGCCCAGCACGGGCGGCAGGGCCTCGGGCAGGATCTCGGCCGGGTTCTGGATGCGTGCCTGCATGATGTCTCTCCCTCGATGTCCGTCGCGGGCCGCGGCTGCGTTCTCGCCGCGCCCTCACTGCACTGACGGACGGCGAAGGGGAAGTGTGACGAGAGCGGCGGCCGGGGGCCTCACTGCATCCGTCGGAGCGAGCTGCGCAGCCCGTTCTCCTCGGTGACCCTGGCCCGGAGCTGCCGTATCGACGCGGAGTCCCCGGCGGCGTCGTCCTCGCGGGAGCGGCACCGTGCGCACTCGCAGGGCGGCCAGCGCAGCGGGTTGAACTCGGGCGACTCCGGCTCGGGCACAGGCTCTTGATCCCTCATGCCGACCCCCGCTCCGTGCAGTCCGCCGTGCCCCGGTGGCGCTGGAGCAGCACCCGGCAGTCGGTCGCCCCGCTGTAGTCGTACTGATCATTGGCGAGGGCCTCGGCCAGGCGGAGTTCCTGGCATTCGGGACAACAGCCTTCTGTTTCACGCCCGTTCTCGGCGAGCACAGATAACTCCTCTCCGTAGTCATTCCACTACTAAGGGAGCTCAGATTGGCCTAGAGTCGGGAGTGCTTCAACTTGTTGGGCACGAGCGAAAAGTCAGGTGACAGCCGTTGAACCGCAAGGACTTGGACCCCGAGAGCAGCCCGGAAGCCGCCTTTGGCGCACGCATCCGCAGCTTGCGAGAGGAACGCGGATGGAAACAGGAGGAGTTAGCCGACCGGATGGGCTACTCCGGCACGCACATCTCCGCCGTCGAAACTGGTCGCAAGATGCCGACTCTTCGGTTCTCGCGCAATGCGGACCAGGTTTTCGGCACTGGGGAAACGGCAGACACGTTCGAACGCCAGTACCGTGAGATCCGGCACGGTTCGCTGCTGGAGGGGTTCCCGCAGTACGTGGGGCACGAGGGACGCGCGGCGGAGATCCGGCTGTACGAAATCGGCATCATCCATGGGCTGTTGCAGACGCCGGAGTACGCGCAGGCGCTGGTGGACAGCGCCATGCGGCGAGGGGTCATCGGCCCCGAACAGGCGGCCGAACGCACCTCGTTCCTGGCGGAGCGTCAGGCTGCACTGGTGCGGCCCCGTCCTCCCGCGATGCTGGTGGTGATGGACGAGAGTTGCATCCGCAGGAGGGTCGGCGGGGACGGAGTCATGGACGCCCAGCTCGACCGACTGCTGGAGTTCGCCGAACTGCCGAACACCGTGCTCCAGATCGCCCCGTTCGGCATGGGGGAGCACCGCCCGTTCAACCTCCCGATGACCCTGCTGACGCTCTCGGACCTGTCTGTGATCGCGTATGCGGAATCCCAGATGCGGGGACATCTGGAGCGCGATACGACCGCTGTGCTGCCCCTGTTGGCGGGCTACCATCAACTACAGGCCGAGGCGCTGTCCCAGGCGGCATCGGTGGCCATGATCCGCGAGGCACGAAAGGGCACCCCGTGACGACCACGACCGAATCCCCCCGTTGGTTCAAGTCCTCGTACAGCGACAACGGTGGCCAGTGCATCGAGGTCGCCGCCAACCTCGTCGCCCCGCGCGGCGTGGTCCCCGTCCGCGACTCCAAGAACCCCGGCGGCCCGGTTCTGAACGTTCCCGCCGCCTCGTTCGCCTCCTTCGTGGCGGGCGTCAAGGCCGGAGAGTTCGGCGCCGTCTGACCGCCCCGTCCAGCGCATGCGATCCCGAAGTCCCCATCGTGCACCGCGCGGTGGGGCTTCTCGCTGCCGGCATCGTGCAACCGGGGGCTAACCCCACCGCATTCCGTCATGCCTCCCGGATGGGTTGAGGGCTGTCGCTCAACAAGGCTTGTGCCATGAGGACTTACGGAAAATCTGCCGCCTTCGTCGCCCTGTCCGTCACCGCCGTCGCCACCGCTCTCACCGGGGCCGCGCCCTCGCAAGCCGTCGCGTCGGCCAACCCCGCATCCGTGCTCTCCTGGCGGCCCTGTGCCCAGGACGGCGGCCCCGCCGCCCAGGAGTGTGCCGAACTTCCCGTACCGCTGGACTACCGCGATCCGGACGGCCCGCAGCTCTCCCTCGCGGTGACCCGGGTCCGCAGCGACCGCCCGGCCGCCCGGCGCGGGACGCTGATGGTGATCCCGGGGGGTCCGGGCTCCTCCGGGGTGCAGCGGGTGACGCAGAAGGGGGAGCGGTTGCAGCGGGAGACGGAGGGGCGGTACGACATCGTGAGCCTCGACCCGCGCGGGGTCGGCGGCAGCCCGAAGGCGAGCTGCGGGCTCGCTCCGGAGGACCGGGAGCTGGTGAACCTGCGGTCCTGGCCCGGCGCCGACGGCTCGATCACCGAGAACGTGACACGCTCCCGGCGTATCGCCGAGGCCTGCGCCCGCAACGGCGGAGCGATGCTGCGGAGCCTCACCACGGCCAACGAGGTACGGGACATCGACCGCTTCCGGCAGGCGCTCGGCGAGGAGAAGCTGTCGGCCTGGGGGAGCTCGTACGGCACCTATGTGGGCGCCGTGTACGCGCAGAAGTACCCGCAGCACACGGACCGTTGGGTGCTGGACAGCAGCGGCGACCCGGACCCGTCGCGGGTGGCCAAGGGCTGGCTGGCGAACATGGCGGTGGGGGCGGCCGACCGGTTCCCCGACTTCGCGCGCTGGGCCTCGGACCCGGCCAGGGAAGCGGAGGGGCTGCGACTCGCGCAGCGGGCCGAGGACGTGCAGCCGCTGGTGCTGGACCTGGCGGCTCGGCTGGACCGTGAGCCGAGGGAGTCCACCACGCCGGGCGTCCCGCTGACCGGCAACCGGCTGCGTCAGGCGGTCCAGCTGGCCCTGTACGAGGACGATGCGTTCGCCGGGCTGGCGGGGTTTGTCCGGGCGGCCGGGGACCCGTCGGTGAAGCCGGTCCTGCCCGACGCGCTGAGCGGGCCGATACCGGACGCGGACGCGGCCGTCACGGTCGGCGTGATCTGCAACGACGTGCGCTGGCCGGGCACGGTCTCCTCGTACGCGCGGGCCGTCGCCGCCGACCGTGTGAAGTACCCGCTGACCGCCGGGATGACGGTGAACATCACCCCGTGCACCTTCTGGAAGGACGCCCCTGCCGAGCAGCCGACCAGGATCACGGACCAGGGACCGTCCAACGTCCTGATGATCCAGGGCCTGCGCGACCCGGCGACCCCGTACTCCGGCGCCCTGAAGATGCGCGCGGCCTTCGGCGACCGGGCCCGACTGGTCGCGGTCGACCACGGCGGGCACGGCATGTACCTGGGCCACGGGAACGCCTGCGGCGACCGCGCGGTCACCACGTTCCTGAACACCGGGACCCGGCCGGAGCAGGACGCGTACTGCGCGGACTGACCGTGACCGGGCTGCGACTGAGCAGGCGCTCCGCTCAGTCGCAGCCCGGTGTCACATGTCCGCTGTTCCTGGCCTGTGCCAGCAGGGAGACGACCTCCTCGTCGGACGTCTGGGAGAAGTCCCGGTACCACTCGCCGACCGCGTAGAACAGGCTCGGCACCGACAGGCACACCACCTCGTCCGCGCTCCGGCGCAGCCGCACGACCGCCTCCGGCGGCGCCACCGGAACTGCTGCCACCACCCGCTCCGGGCGCTGGGCCCGTACCACCAGGCAGGCCGCCTCGGCCGTGGCGCCGGTCGCGATGCCGTCGTCCACGACGATCACCGTCCGGCCGGTGAGCGGGGTCCGTGCCCGGCCGGCGCGGTACACCTGGGCCCGCCGTACGAGCTCCGCCTCCTCGACCCGTTCGACCGCCGCGAGATCCTGCTTCCCGGCCCGCAGCCGGCCGACGACGTCGTCGTTGACGACCCGCACCCCGCCCTCGCCGAGCGCGCCGAACGCGACCTCCTCGTGGTGCGGCACACCGAGCTTGCGGACGACGATCACATCGAGTTCGGCACCGAGGGTCTGTGCCACCTGGAAGGCCACCGGGACTCCGCCGCGGGGCAGTCCCAGCACGACGGGGTGCTCCCGCTCAAGGTGGCGGAGCGCCTCGGCCAGCTGCTGTCCCGCGTCCACGCGGTCGGCGAACAGCACGGTGGTTTCACCCCCAGCCAGGGGAGTCGGGGTCGCATGCGTGCGAGCCCCACCGGCATCCCTACTACCGAAACAACCTCATGCGCGGCGGCCCCGCAACTCGGGCGGTCGCGGTCGGCCGCCGTACGGGACGGAGTGGTTCAGGAGACCGGCGACGTCCTGGGCACCTCGCCCTCGGTCGTGTTCACGTCGATGACGGAGAACGCCGCGCC contains the following coding sequences:
- a CDS encoding DUF397 domain-containing protein, which codes for MTTTTESPRWFKSSYSDNGGQCIEVAANLVAPRGVVPVRDSKNPGGPVLNVPAASFASFVAGVKAGEFGAV
- a CDS encoding alpha/beta hydrolase; translation: MRTYGKSAAFVALSVTAVATALTGAAPSQAVASANPASVLSWRPCAQDGGPAAQECAELPVPLDYRDPDGPQLSLAVTRVRSDRPAARRGTLMVIPGGPGSSGVQRVTQKGERLQRETEGRYDIVSLDPRGVGGSPKASCGLAPEDRELVNLRSWPGADGSITENVTRSRRIAEACARNGGAMLRSLTTANEVRDIDRFRQALGEEKLSAWGSSYGTYVGAVYAQKYPQHTDRWVLDSSGDPDPSRVAKGWLANMAVGAADRFPDFARWASDPAREAEGLRLAQRAEDVQPLVLDLAARLDREPRESTTPGVPLTGNRLRQAVQLALYEDDAFAGLAGFVRAAGDPSVKPVLPDALSGPIPDADAAVTVGVICNDVRWPGTVSSYARAVAADRVKYPLTAGMTVNITPCTFWKDAPAEQPTRITDQGPSNVLMIQGLRDPATPYSGALKMRAAFGDRARLVAVDHGGHGMYLGHGNACGDRAVTTFLNTGTRPEQDAYCAD